The Aminithiophilus ramosus genome contains a region encoding:
- a CDS encoding class I SAM-dependent methyltransferase yields MENPFFRNHRSSSIIEALDLNPTMTVLDFGCGPGRLTLPLARALREGGSVVAFDMQQAMLDRVRVRAENEGLSNVAYVRGEAGEGKVDPGRFDRILLVAVLGEIPDREGALGEMRRGLKREGLLCLSEVIADPHFQGREEVRRLASSAGFIERAFFGSPWAYTLLLAPDLSLSDRSEMGSASSERDLAEESLRVDS; encoded by the coding sequence ATGGAGAATCCTTTTTTTCGGAACCACCGGTCGTCGTCGATCATCGAAGCGCTCGATCTGAATCCGACCATGACGGTTCTCGATTTCGGCTGCGGCCCCGGCCGCCTCACCCTGCCTCTGGCCCGGGCTCTCAGGGAGGGAGGTTCGGTCGTCGCCTTCGATATGCAGCAGGCCATGCTCGACCGGGTTCGGGTTCGGGCCGAGAACGAGGGCCTTTCCAACGTCGCCTATGTCCGAGGCGAGGCAGGAGAGGGAAAGGTCGATCCGGGCCGTTTCGACAGGATCCTCCTCGTGGCCGTCTTGGGCGAAATTCCCGATAGGGAGGGGGCCCTTGGGGAAATGCGCCGAGGACTGAAGAGGGAGGGCCTTCTCTGCCTGTCCGAGGTGATCGCCGACCCCCATTTCCAGGGGCGGGAAGAGGTGCGCCGACTGGCCTCTTCGGCGGGTTTCATCGAAAGGGCCTTTTTCGGTTCCCCTTGGGCCTATACGCTTTTGCTGGCTCCCGATCTCTCCCTGTCCGATCGTTCTGAGATGGGGTCCGCGTCGTCCGAAAGAGACCTTGCGGAAGAAAGCCTCAGGGTAGATTCGTAA
- the gatB gene encoding Asp-tRNA(Asn)/Glu-tRNA(Gln) amidotransferase subunit GatB, whose translation MALTFQTVIGLEIHVQLATKTKLFCSCSTNYIGARPNSNVCPVCLGQPGALPVVNGRAVELAARVGLALGSKVQEATRFHRKNYFYPDLSKDYQISQYDLPICAGGLVSFTDDEGETVRVAITRAHLEEDAGKLVHPSSDGRLAGAAHSLVDYNRGGVPLLEIVSEPDMTCPAHARLYTEQIRRLVRYLAVSDGDMESGSLRVDANISQKVSDGRWGSRVEIKNMNSLRALERALEYEEGRQRKVLSEGGEIRQETRHWDDGEGKTRSMRSKEEAHDYRYFPDPDLPPLIVDRDRLERVRSAMPELPWEAERRLVDAYGLGAEDAKVIAESAAAVAYLDGCVRAGAEARRAANWVRTEVLRVLNEKRISLEAFPLKAENLAALLVLVEGKGLSTTAAKDVFDVMVRDGSPLEAAMAATGVVSGQVSGSRLEEIVETILAANVEAVEAVEAVRSGKDLKGKKIKFLQGLVMREIRGQADAVQVEAVLKRKLI comes from the coding sequence ATGGCCCTCACCTTCCAGACTGTCATCGGACTTGAGATCCACGTCCAGCTGGCGACGAAGACGAAGCTCTTTTGCTCCTGCTCGACGAACTACATCGGCGCCCGTCCCAACAGCAACGTCTGCCCCGTCTGCCTGGGCCAGCCGGGAGCCCTCCCCGTCGTCAACGGCAGGGCCGTCGAGCTGGCGGCCCGCGTGGGCCTCGCCCTCGGCTCGAAGGTCCAGGAGGCGACGCGCTTTCACCGCAAGAACTACTTCTACCCCGACCTCTCCAAGGATTATCAGATCAGCCAGTACGACCTGCCCATCTGCGCCGGAGGGCTCGTCTCCTTCACCGACGACGAGGGCGAGACGGTGCGCGTGGCCATCACGAGGGCCCATCTGGAGGAGGACGCCGGCAAGCTCGTCCATCCCAGCTCCGACGGCCGTCTGGCCGGAGCGGCCCACTCCCTGGTCGACTACAACCGCGGCGGCGTGCCGCTCCTGGAGATCGTCTCCGAGCCCGACATGACCTGTCCGGCCCACGCCCGGCTCTACACGGAGCAGATCCGCCGTCTCGTCCGTTACCTGGCCGTCTCCGACGGAGACATGGAGTCGGGATCGCTCCGCGTCGACGCCAACATCTCTCAGAAGGTCTCCGACGGCCGCTGGGGCTCCCGGGTCGAGATCAAGAACATGAACTCGCTTCGGGCCCTCGAACGGGCTCTCGAATACGAGGAGGGACGCCAGCGGAAGGTCCTCTCCGAGGGAGGCGAGATCCGCCAGGAGACGCGCCACTGGGACGATGGCGAGGGAAAGACCCGTTCCATGAGGAGCAAGGAGGAGGCCCACGACTACCGTTACTTCCCCGATCCCGATCTTCCCCCCCTTATCGTCGACAGAGATCGTCTCGAGAGGGTCCGGTCGGCCATGCCCGAACTTCCCTGGGAGGCCGAGCGTCGCCTCGTCGACGCCTACGGACTGGGAGCGGAAGACGCCAAGGTCATCGCCGAAAGCGCAGCCGCCGTGGCCTACCTCGACGGCTGCGTCCGGGCCGGTGCCGAGGCCAGGCGCGCCGCCAACTGGGTTCGCACCGAAGTCCTCCGAGTCCTCAACGAAAAGAGAATCTCTCTGGAGGCCTTTCCCCTCAAGGCCGAAAATCTGGCGGCCCTCCTCGTCCTCGTCGAAGGCAAGGGGCTCTCGACGACGGCAGCCAAGGACGTCTTCGACGTCATGGTCCGTGACGGATCGCCTCTGGAGGCGGCCATGGCCGCTACGGGCGTCGTCTCCGGTCAGGTCTCCGGATCCCGCCTGGAGGAGATCGTCGAGACGATCCTCGCGGCCAACGTCGAGGCCGTCGAGGCCGTCGAGGCCGTCCGGAGCGGCAAGGATCTCAAGGGCAAGAAGATCAAGTTCCTCCAGGGCCTCGTCATGCGCGAGATCCGCGGTCAGGCCGACGCCGTCCAGGTCGAGGCCGTTCTGAAGCGGAAGCTGATCTGA
- the gatA gene encoding Asp-tRNA(Asn)/Glu-tRNA(Gln) amidotransferase subunit GatA gives MKLFERSAADLARAVREGKFSVSEVVEAHLSRLERMEPALSALVTPMREEARSRSAALDIALDRGEKTGPLTGVPVIVKDNFCTRGVRTTCSSRMLEQWVPPYDASVVRYLEEAGAILIGKANMDEFAMGSSTEHSAFFTTSNPWDPQRVPGGSSGGSAAACAAGYAPLTFGSDTGGSIRQPAAFCGVYGFKPTYGMVSRYGLVPFACSLDQIGPFSRSLEDLLLAMEVVARPDERDGTCSRRPRPAFLSALETESLKGKKIGLVKEFSAYEIDGAIDATLKDVADLLRSAGAEIVDVSLPTMKHALACYYIIAPAEASSNLARFDGVRYGLSAQAEGLLELYFRTRRLGFGPEVKRRLLTGTYVLSSGYYDAYYNRALKVVSILKDEFERAFSEVDLLLTPTTPTLPFRKGENMGDPIKMYMSDLFTLPANMAGLPALSLNGGYSGGLPVGVQLMGPRFGEMEIFGAAAVIEKRLGLPRIAGGDL, from the coding sequence ATGAAGCTCTTTGAACGTTCCGCCGCCGATCTGGCCCGGGCCGTAAGGGAAGGGAAGTTCTCCGTCTCCGAAGTCGTCGAGGCTCATCTGAGCCGGTTGGAGAGGATGGAGCCGGCCCTGTCGGCCCTGGTGACGCCCATGAGAGAGGAAGCCCGCTCCCGCTCTGCCGCCCTCGACATCGCCCTCGACAGAGGAGAGAAGACCGGCCCCCTGACGGGCGTTCCCGTCATCGTCAAGGACAACTTCTGTACCCGTGGCGTCCGCACGACCTGTTCGAGCCGCATGCTCGAACAGTGGGTTCCTCCCTACGATGCCTCCGTCGTCCGCTACCTCGAAGAGGCCGGTGCGATCCTCATCGGCAAGGCCAATATGGACGAATTCGCCATGGGCAGCTCGACGGAGCATTCGGCCTTCTTCACCACGTCCAATCCCTGGGATCCCCAGCGCGTTCCCGGAGGGAGCTCGGGCGGCAGCGCGGCGGCCTGTGCCGCCGGTTATGCCCCCCTCACCTTCGGCAGCGACACGGGAGGGTCCATTCGCCAGCCCGCCGCCTTCTGCGGCGTCTACGGCTTCAAACCCACTTACGGCATGGTGAGCCGCTACGGCCTCGTTCCCTTCGCCTGTTCCCTCGACCAGATCGGTCCCTTTTCCCGCAGCCTCGAGGACCTCCTCCTGGCCATGGAGGTCGTCGCCCGCCCCGACGAGCGTGACGGCACATGCAGTCGCCGTCCCAGGCCCGCTTTCCTGAGTGCCCTCGAGACGGAATCGCTGAAGGGCAAGAAGATCGGTCTCGTGAAGGAGTTTTCCGCCTACGAGATCGACGGGGCCATCGACGCGACCTTGAAGGACGTCGCCGATCTTCTCCGGTCGGCCGGCGCCGAGATCGTCGACGTCTCTCTCCCGACGATGAAACACGCCCTGGCCTGCTACTACATCATCGCCCCCGCCGAGGCCAGCTCGAACCTGGCCCGCTTCGACGGCGTCCGCTACGGTCTCTCGGCCCAGGCCGAGGGGCTTCTCGAACTCTATTTCAGGACGCGCCGTCTCGGCTTCGGTCCCGAGGTGAAACGCCGCCTCCTGACGGGGACCTACGTCCTCAGCTCGGGCTACTACGACGCCTATTACAACAGGGCCCTCAAGGTCGTCAGCATTCTCAAAGACGAGTTCGAGAGGGCCTTCTCCGAGGTGGACCTTCTCCTGACGCCGACGACGCCCACTCTTCCCTTCAGGAAGGGGGAGAACATGGGCGATCCCATCAAGATGTACATGAGCGACCTCTTCACGTTGCCGGCCAACATGGCCGGACTGCCGGCCCTCTCTCTCAACGGCGGCTACAGCGGAGGCCTTCCCGTGGGGGTTCAACTCATGGGACCCCGTTTCGGCGAGATGGAGATCTTCGGTGCCGCCGCCGTCATCGAGAAAAGACTGGGCCTGCCCCGAATCGCAGGAGGTGACCTCTGA
- the gatC gene encoding Asp-tRNA(Asn)/Glu-tRNA(Gln) amidotransferase subunit GatC — protein sequence MAITEDEVRHVARLARLEVEAEEVSALAGHFNAIMGHFESLQEVDVSHVGDVVDVVADIPPWREDVVVVWDNREGALAQAPDRDDDFFRVPRILEEA from the coding sequence ATGGCCATCACGGAAGACGAAGTGAGGCATGTGGCCCGGCTGGCCCGCCTCGAAGTGGAGGCGGAGGAAGTCTCGGCCCTGGCGGGGCATTTCAACGCCATCATGGGACACTTCGAGAGCCTGCAGGAAGTGGACGTTTCCCATGTCGGCGATGTCGTCGACGTCGTCGCCGACATTCCCCCCTGGCGGGAGGATGTCGTCGTCGTCTGGGACAACCGGGAAGGAGCCCTGGCCCAGGCACCCGACAGAGACGACGACTTCTTCCGCGTCCCCCGGATTCTGGAGGAGGCCTGA
- the ligA gene encoding NAD-dependent DNA ligase LigA yields the protein MTVPSRGEASRRIAILREELARHEHLYYVLDRPEISDDVYDSLMTELLGLERAWPDLVEPDSPTRRVGGRPVEGFEKVEHAAPMLSLENGFSEEDVRAFLARVERTLGRLPPLSGELKIDGLAVSLLYEEGRFVRGLTRGDGRFGEDVTSNLRTIRSLPLRLREALPGRLEVRGEVYMKKEDFASLNAEREEEELPLFANPRNAAAGSLRQLDPAVTASRRLSVYLYQIVEAPLQGLTSQSAVLERLRELGFPVQPGHALCRDGDEALAYLERWKEERFSLPYVTDGAVLKVDDIAAWETLGATAKTPRWALAFKYPPEEKKTRIREIIVSVGRTGALTPVALLDPVPLSGSVVQRASLHNQDEVDRKDVRIGDRVIVRKAGEIIPEIVAVDVEARDGSERPFRLPERCPVCGASSVRLPGEAVLRCPNRSCPAQLREGLRHFASRGAMDIRGLGEKIVAQLVDRGLVTTLADLYELDREKLLMLERMGEKSASNIIQALETSKKRPLARLLAALGIRYAGARVAEILAQAFGSVEALAAASEETLADVDGVGPVIAASVAAFFADEANRRTLDRLARLGLRTSEARRAASVPLPWEGRRVVFTGELQRATRAEAEERVRALGALPSSSVSAKTFLVVAGEKAGGKLDKARAASAAIVDEETFWRLVGEAEDLFRSTAPEGEKEVTVENHDPR from the coding sequence GTGACCGTTCCGAGCCGCGGCGAGGCCTCCCGGAGGATCGCGATCCTCCGGGAGGAGCTGGCCCGCCACGAACACCTCTACTACGTCCTGGACAGGCCCGAGATCTCCGACGATGTCTATGATTCCCTCATGACCGAGCTTCTCGGGCTCGAAAGGGCCTGGCCCGACCTCGTCGAACCCGACTCGCCGACGCGCCGCGTCGGCGGCAGGCCCGTCGAGGGCTTCGAGAAGGTCGAACACGCCGCGCCCATGCTGAGCCTGGAAAACGGCTTCTCCGAGGAGGACGTCCGGGCCTTTCTGGCCCGCGTCGAGCGGACCCTGGGCCGCCTGCCTCCTCTGTCCGGCGAGCTCAAGATCGACGGCCTTGCCGTCTCCCTCCTCTACGAGGAGGGGCGTTTCGTCCGCGGCCTGACCCGCGGTGACGGCCGCTTCGGCGAGGACGTGACCTCCAACCTCAGGACGATCCGCTCCCTTCCCCTGCGCCTCCGCGAGGCTCTGCCGGGGCGGCTCGAAGTGAGGGGCGAGGTCTACATGAAAAAAGAGGACTTCGCCTCCCTCAACGCCGAGAGGGAGGAGGAGGAGCTCCCCCTTTTCGCCAACCCGCGCAACGCCGCCGCCGGGAGCCTGCGCCAGCTCGATCCGGCCGTGACGGCCTCGCGCCGCCTTTCGGTCTATCTCTACCAGATCGTCGAGGCCCCTCTTCAGGGTCTGACGAGCCAGAGCGCGGTCCTGGAGCGTCTCCGCGAGCTGGGTTTCCCCGTCCAGCCCGGTCACGCCCTCTGCCGCGACGGCGACGAGGCCCTGGCCTACCTGGAGCGGTGGAAAGAGGAACGCTTTTCCCTTCCCTACGTCACCGACGGCGCCGTCCTCAAGGTGGATGACATCGCCGCCTGGGAGACTCTGGGCGCGACGGCCAAGACGCCCCGCTGGGCCCTGGCCTTCAAGTATCCCCCGGAGGAGAAGAAGACGCGGATCAGGGAGATCATCGTCTCCGTGGGGCGCACCGGTGCCCTCACCCCCGTGGCCCTTCTCGATCCGGTCCCTCTCTCGGGCTCCGTCGTCCAGAGGGCCAGCCTTCACAATCAGGACGAGGTGGATCGCAAGGACGTCCGAATCGGCGATCGGGTCATCGTCCGCAAGGCCGGTGAGATCATCCCCGAAATCGTCGCCGTCGACGTCGAGGCCCGCGACGGCAGCGAGAGGCCCTTCCGCCTTCCCGAGAGGTGTCCCGTCTGCGGCGCCTCTTCCGTCCGCCTTCCCGGCGAGGCGGTTCTCCGCTGCCCCAATCGCTCCTGTCCGGCTCAGCTCCGCGAGGGGCTGCGCCACTTCGCCTCCCGAGGCGCCATGGATATCCGGGGCCTGGGAGAGAAGATCGTGGCCCAGCTCGTTGACAGGGGGCTCGTGACGACCCTGGCCGACCTCTACGAGCTGGACAGGGAAAAACTTCTCATGCTGGAACGGATGGGGGAGAAGTCGGCATCGAACATCATCCAGGCCCTGGAGACCTCGAAAAAGCGCCCCCTGGCCCGTCTCCTGGCTGCCCTGGGCATCCGCTACGCCGGGGCCCGCGTGGCCGAGATCCTCGCTCAGGCCTTCGGCTCCGTCGAGGCCCTGGCCGCCGCCTCCGAAGAGACTCTGGCCGACGTCGACGGCGTGGGACCCGTCATCGCCGCCTCGGTGGCGGCCTTCTTTGCCGACGAGGCCAATCGGCGCACGCTCGATCGCCTGGCCCGACTGGGCCTGCGCACCTCGGAGGCACGCCGGGCCGCCTCGGTCCCCCTTCCCTGGGAGGGGAGACGCGTCGTCTTCACCGGCGAGCTTCAGCGGGCTACCCGGGCCGAGGCGGAGGAGAGAGTCCGAGCCCTCGGCGCCCTTCCCTCGTCGAGCGTCAGCGCCAAGACCTTCCTCGTCGTCGCCGGAGAGAAGGCGGGCGGCAAGCTCGACAAGGCCCGCGCCGCCTCGGCGGCGATCGTCGACGAGGAGACTTTCTGGCGCCTCGTCGGCGAGGCGGAAGACCTTTTCCGGTCGACCGCGCCGGAGGGGGAAAAAGAGGTTACGGTGGAGAATCACGATCCACGATAA
- the lysS gene encoding lysine--tRNA ligase, producing the protein MSEPKEMEWTLEEENEVYRQRMEKLDRLRREEGYDPFLVDRWERETTLAEVARNFAHLKEDEHVEDRLVTAGRVLTVRKHGKASFLTVGDETATLQLYFQVDALGEESYGFFKKWVDSGDFVGVVGHPFRTRRGELSLQVDSFKLLSKALRPLPEKWHGLKDTETRYRRRYVDLIANPEVRDVFRKRSLIIATFRRVLEAHGTLEVETPTLSPLAGGANARPFVTYHNALGLDMYLRIATELYLKRLIVGMMGRVYEIGKNFRNEGIDAMHNPEFTAMEVYWAYANYEDMMNLTEEIISACADAVGSRVVDYQGTEISFERPFRRGTMVDLVREHCGVDFHAWKSDDEARSEAKRRHIEIKGDESRFIVLSKLFEEFVEEKLIQPTFVLGHPTEISPLAKRNPDEPDFTNRFELFVYGKEVANAFSELNDPIDQRGRFMDQLQKKEAGDDEAHAFDEDFINALEYGLPPTGGLGIGIDRLVMFLTNSRSIRDVIFFPTMRPRD; encoded by the coding sequence ATGTCGGAACCGAAAGAGATGGAATGGACTCTGGAAGAGGAGAATGAAGTCTACCGCCAGAGGATGGAGAAGCTCGACCGCCTGCGCCGGGAAGAGGGGTACGACCCCTTTCTCGTCGATCGCTGGGAGAGGGAGACGACTCTGGCCGAAGTGGCCCGGAACTTCGCCCATCTGAAGGAGGACGAGCACGTCGAAGACCGCCTCGTCACCGCCGGACGGGTCCTCACCGTTCGCAAGCACGGCAAGGCCTCTTTCCTCACCGTCGGCGACGAGACGGCGACGCTGCAGCTCTACTTTCAGGTCGACGCCCTGGGCGAGGAGTCGTACGGTTTCTTCAAGAAATGGGTCGACAGCGGGGATTTCGTCGGCGTCGTGGGCCATCCTTTCCGGACCCGACGGGGCGAGCTCTCCCTCCAGGTCGACTCCTTCAAGCTTCTCTCCAAGGCCCTTCGCCCTCTGCCGGAGAAATGGCATGGCCTGAAGGACACGGAGACGCGCTACCGCCGGCGCTACGTCGACCTCATCGCCAACCCCGAGGTGCGTGACGTCTTCCGCAAGCGGAGCCTCATCATCGCCACCTTCCGCCGCGTCCTGGAGGCCCACGGGACCCTCGAGGTGGAGACGCCGACTCTGTCTCCCCTCGCCGGAGGGGCCAATGCCCGTCCCTTCGTCACCTATCACAACGCCCTCGGTCTGGATATGTATCTCCGCATCGCCACCGAGCTCTACCTGAAGCGCCTCATCGTGGGCATGATGGGCCGCGTCTACGAGATCGGCAAGAACTTCCGCAACGAGGGCATCGACGCCATGCACAACCCGGAGTTCACGGCCATGGAGGTCTACTGGGCCTACGCGAACTACGAGGACATGATGAATCTCACCGAGGAGATCATCTCGGCCTGCGCCGATGCCGTGGGGAGCCGCGTCGTCGACTACCAGGGGACGGAGATCTCCTTCGAACGTCCCTTTCGGAGGGGCACCATGGTCGATCTCGTCCGCGAACACTGCGGCGTCGACTTCCACGCCTGGAAGAGCGACGACGAGGCCCGATCCGAGGCCAAAAGGCGCCACATCGAGATCAAGGGCGACGAGAGCCGCTTCATCGTCCTCTCCAAGCTCTTCGAGGAGTTCGTCGAGGAAAAGCTCATCCAGCCCACCTTCGTCCTCGGCCATCCGACGGAAATCTCCCCTCTGGCCAAGAGGAACCCAGACGAGCCCGATTTCACGAACCGCTTCGAGCTCTTCGTCTACGGCAAGGAAGTGGCCAACGCCTTCAGCGAGCTCAACGATCCCATCGATCAGAGGGGACGTTTCATGGATCAGCTCCAGAAGAAGGAGGCCGGGGACGACGAGGCCCACGCCTTCGACGAGGACTTCATCAACGCCCTCGAGTACGGTCTGCCTCCCACGGGTGGCCTGGGCATCGGCATCGACCGCCTCGTCATGTTCCTGACCAACTCCCGCTCCATCAGGGACGTCATCTTCTTTCCCACCATGCGCCCCCGAGACTAG
- a CDS encoding tRNA dihydrouridine synthase, with protein sequence MTEGFPLGHARLAVGGLDLANPLWLAPLAGVTVPAVRAFFRRLGVALTHTEMVSAAGIVMSNKKTEAMVASPDGRDRPLVMQLFGDDPLLVERGARRALAVGGFDALGLNMACPMPKVFRKGSGARLLEVPQRAREMVLRLSDLGLPLWVKLRKTTALHPLATEDFAAALIEAGADHLTLHGRTAAQRYEGVADREAVLSLARAFPGRVSASGDVFSVEAIRSYLDGGCVGVFLARGILRDPFLVPRALAALGYDVDESLLVPAPERELDLLMEMGRALLDQEGERFALVLLKRFVSCMFKGFTGASAFRRAVAVEMTWEGLSSRLIEGRSLFRYETLREGCLPSGPVPPSGARKESV encoded by the coding sequence ATGACAGAAGGCTTCCCTCTTGGTCACGCCAGGCTGGCCGTCGGCGGCCTCGACCTGGCCAACCCCCTCTGGCTGGCCCCTTTGGCCGGCGTCACCGTCCCGGCCGTGCGCGCCTTCTTTCGCCGCCTCGGCGTGGCCCTGACCCATACGGAGATGGTCAGCGCCGCCGGGATCGTCATGTCCAACAAAAAGACGGAGGCCATGGTGGCCTCTCCCGACGGGCGGGACCGGCCTCTGGTCATGCAGCTTTTCGGCGACGACCCCCTTCTCGTCGAGAGGGGGGCCCGGCGGGCTCTGGCCGTGGGCGGTTTCGACGCCCTGGGGCTCAATATGGCCTGTCCCATGCCCAAGGTCTTCCGCAAGGGATCGGGGGCCCGCCTTCTCGAGGTGCCCCAAAGGGCCCGGGAGATGGTTCTTCGCCTTTCCGATCTGGGCCTTCCCCTCTGGGTCAAGCTGAGGAAGACGACGGCGCTTCACCCCCTGGCGACGGAGGATTTCGCCGCCGCTCTCATCGAGGCCGGCGCCGATCACCTGACCCTTCACGGCCGTACGGCGGCCCAACGCTACGAGGGCGTCGCCGACAGAGAGGCCGTCCTCTCCCTCGCCCGGGCCTTCCCGGGCCGGGTGAGCGCCAGCGGCGATGTCTTCTCCGTCGAGGCGATCCGAAGCTATCTTGACGGAGGCTGCGTCGGCGTCTTCCTGGCCCGGGGGATTCTGCGCGATCCCTTCCTCGTCCCCAGGGCCTTGGCTGCATTGGGATACGACGTCGACGAAAGCCTGCTCGTCCCGGCGCCGGAGAGGGAACTGGACCTTCTGATGGAGATGGGCCGGGCTCTGCTCGATCAGGAGGGAGAACGCTTTGCCCTCGTCTTGCTCAAGCGGTTCGTCTCCTGTATGTTTAAAGGGTTTACCGGCGCATCGGCCTTCCGCCGCGCCGTGGCCGTCGAGATGACCTGGGAGGGGCTCTCCTCTCGCCTCATCGAGGGGCGGAGCCTTTTTCGATATGAGACGCTGCGTGAAGGATGCCTGCCGTCAGGTCCTGTGCCCCCTTCCGGGGCGCGAAAGGAGAGCGTTTAA
- a CDS encoding type III pantothenate kinase: MLLVIDVGNTNTTVGVFDGSKLKSHWRLMSERHTADEVGIYLLNLLRTADIDPRSIDGAIMASVVPPLDGAFSEGIDRYLGRTCLKVSTDLDLGIVIGYGAPHEVGADRIVDAVAGVARYGAPLVIADFGTAITLNVIDAKGVYLGGAIAPGLMTSMEALFGRTAKLPKIALEAPSSVIGRTTMESIQAGILYGNAGLVDGLVRRIWDALGRKTTVIATGGLASAVAAHSETIETVDPWLTLEGLRILYERNGVPRS, from the coding sequence ATGCTTCTCGTGATCGACGTGGGCAACACGAACACCACCGTAGGCGTCTTCGACGGCTCCAAACTGAAATCCCATTGGCGCCTCATGTCGGAGCGTCACACGGCCGACGAAGTCGGCATCTACCTGCTCAACCTGCTCCGCACGGCCGACATCGATCCCCGATCCATCGACGGCGCCATCATGGCCTCCGTCGTGCCCCCCCTCGACGGGGCCTTCTCGGAGGGAATCGACCGTTATCTGGGACGGACCTGCCTCAAGGTCTCGACCGATCTCGATCTGGGCATCGTCATCGGCTACGGTGCCCCTCACGAGGTGGGTGCCGACAGGATCGTCGATGCCGTGGCCGGCGTGGCCCGCTACGGGGCTCCCCTCGTCATCGCCGACTTCGGGACGGCCATCACGCTTAACGTCATCGACGCCAAGGGCGTCTATCTCGGCGGGGCCATCGCGCCGGGACTCATGACGAGCATGGAGGCCCTCTTCGGCCGGACGGCCAAGCTGCCCAAGATCGCCCTCGAGGCCCCTTCGAGCGTCATCGGAAGGACGACGATGGAATCGATTCAGGCCGGCATTCTCTACGGCAACGCCGGCCTTGTCGACGGCCTCGTCCGGCGCATCTGGGATGCCTTGGGGCGGAAGACGACGGTCATCGCCACGGGAGGGCTGGCCTCGGCCGTGGCCGCCCATTCGGAGACGATCGAGACCGTCGATCCCTGGCTCACGCTGGAGGGGCTCCGCATCCTCTACGAACGGAACGGGGTCCCTCGTTCATGA
- a CDS encoding ComEC/Rec2 family competence protein, translated as MTFLVKAPALVVLAAWSLALTFLGRGLPPGAVVAAALLAPVGLLLLGSDGFEGWAFRPALLVLLLSLGGAVLFLHRLAEPSLPPRYEGEVTVLSERPWGKRRLVVVEGGGLRLAAFVPPRQVVGAGSHLDVEGEVLPLRKAREGESFDFSRWARARGIEGELRPGRWRLLDGKSGWAWRRARIEAALLLKLPPLMRGHLLAAWTGGRDPDLARAHRRWGTSHLLAVSGFHVGLVASAILLFAGPSTVGLVVASALVWAYVFLAGAPASAVRAALMVQLYLQGRQMGRRGGGVNAVALAGLILLAWRPWWFWDVGWRLSMTAVLTLTALPDWGKGTAFLAGPLVWLTTAPVAAEVFGVVPLAGIVLNLVALPLFAFLLPLASLAALPVLAGWRGGAAAARFGEDLFALWARAADGAANLLVGEVTFSALIYAAGTFVLFLLLARKVGVGPPRSLAAALALTLFCATSL; from the coding sequence GTGACCTTTCTCGTCAAGGCGCCGGCCCTCGTCGTCCTGGCGGCCTGGAGCCTGGCCCTGACCTTCCTCGGCAGGGGACTTCCGCCGGGAGCCGTCGTCGCGGCGGCCCTTCTGGCCCCTGTGGGCCTCCTTCTTCTGGGCAGCGACGGCTTCGAGGGCTGGGCGTTCCGCCCGGCCCTCCTCGTCCTTCTCCTCTCTTTGGGAGGGGCGGTCCTCTTCCTGCATCGTCTGGCCGAGCCCTCACTCCCGCCCCGTTACGAAGGCGAGGTCACGGTCCTCTCCGAACGTCCCTGGGGGAAGCGGCGCCTCGTCGTCGTCGAAGGGGGAGGCCTTCGGCTGGCCGCCTTCGTCCCGCCTCGACAGGTCGTCGGGGCAGGATCGCACCTCGACGTCGAAGGGGAGGTCCTTCCTCTCCGAAAGGCTCGAGAGGGGGAGTCTTTCGACTTCTCCCGCTGGGCCAGGGCCCGAGGAATCGAGGGCGAGCTCCGACCCGGCCGGTGGCGTCTCCTTGACGGAAAGAGCGGTTGGGCCTGGCGGCGAGCCCGGATCGAGGCGGCCCTTCTTCTGAAGCTGCCGCCTCTCATGAGAGGCCACCTGCTGGCGGCCTGGACGGGCGGACGCGACCCCGATCTGGCCCGAGCCCACCGGCGCTGGGGAACGTCGCATCTTCTGGCCGTCTCGGGCTTTCATGTCGGCCTCGTCGCCTCGGCGATCCTGCTTTTCGCCGGGCCGTCGACGGTGGGGCTCGTCGTCGCCTCTGCCCTCGTCTGGGCCTATGTCTTCCTGGCGGGCGCTCCGGCCAGCGCCGTCAGGGCGGCCCTGATGGTCCAGCTCTACCTCCAGGGAAGGCAGATGGGACGGCGGGGAGGCGGAGTGAACGCCGTCGCCCTGGCGGGGCTGATCCTTCTGGCCTGGCGTCCCTGGTGGTTCTGGGACGTGGGGTGGCGTCTTTCCATGACGGCTGTTCTCACTCTGACGGCCCTGCCTGATTGGGGCAAGGGAACGGCTTTTCTGGCCGGTCCCCTCGTCTGGCTCACGACGGCTCCCGTCGCCGCCGAGGTCTTCGGCGTCGTGCCCCTGGCCGGAATCGTCCTCAATCTGGTCGCGCTGCCCCTTTTTGCCTTTCTCCTGCCTCTGGCCTCTCTGGCGGCCCTGCCGGTCCTGGCGGGCTGGCGCGGCGGCGCGGCGGCGGCCCGTTTCGGTGAAGACCTCTTCGCCCTCTGGGCTCGGGCTGCCGACGGGGCGGCGAACCTCTTGGTGGGAGAGGTGACCTTCTCGGCTTTGATCTACGCCGCCGGGACCTTCGTCCTCTTTCTGCTTCTGGCCCGCAAAGTCGGCGTCGGTCCCCCGCGTTCCCTGGCGGCCGCTTTGGCCCTGACCCTTTTCTGCGCGACTTCTCTTTAA